The Leptospira sp. WS39.C2 genome contains a region encoding:
- a CDS encoding ankyrin repeat domain-containing protein yields MIQNIIDFVGKSKSNIRLRSLCSAITRGDKDSFDLLLSDIELKKNCLSESALLLGLAVVEVSDIYFLKRLLSIGLNPDEPDNMGLYPIHKATEAGNIEAVEVLLYAGANPNAADPNGVTSLHIANSFDGLGELSDLLIRMGANVYQRDNLGKRYLM; encoded by the coding sequence ATGATCCAAAACATAATCGATTTCGTAGGGAAATCTAAATCGAATATCAGACTACGTAGTTTGTGTTCCGCAATCACTCGAGGTGACAAAGATAGTTTTGATTTGTTACTTTCTGATATAGAACTAAAAAAAAATTGTTTATCAGAATCAGCCTTATTACTCGGGCTTGCCGTTGTCGAAGTTTCTGATATCTATTTTTTAAAACGATTACTTTCCATTGGTCTAAACCCAGATGAACCAGATAACATGGGTTTGTATCCAATTCATAAAGCTACCGAAGCTGGGAACATTGAAGCAGTGGAAGTATTACTCTATGCAGGTGCCAATCCAAATGCTGCAGATCCGAATGGGGTTACCTCCTTACATATCGCAAATAGTTTTGATGGACTTGGAGAATTGTCTGATTTACTGATTCGAATGGGTGCTAATGTCTACCAAAGAGACAATCTTGGAAAACGTTATTTGATGTAG
- a CDS encoding helix-turn-helix domain-containing protein, with amino-acid sequence MDILFLKPPSQFESFVKEFWIWKEVNANQLPWIIPSYECEMVFHFGDPAMVETETGETFYLPKSHLVGPQTRRWRVLSKSLLNLVSIRFYVGGIYSLFSKEGSELKNQFPEIQANDRLVSIIQNSKKQDMNVVEGKIVEALTEYLRSYPGKPSEVPAYVRFALLELTRPKTSINPLAKKLGITRKQLERKFQEVVGLNPSEYRSVHRVLSLVRNPEHYQTKNPNLRLTDLAQNFEYSDQSHFTHDFKRNSGSIPKDWFAEYEKMSHFYKHGPGEE; translated from the coding sequence GTGGACATTCTGTTTTTAAAACCTCCTTCCCAATTCGAATCTTTTGTTAAAGAGTTTTGGATTTGGAAGGAGGTAAACGCAAACCAACTACCATGGATCATACCGTCTTACGAGTGTGAGATGGTTTTTCATTTTGGTGACCCAGCAATGGTGGAAACGGAAACTGGTGAGACATTTTACTTACCAAAATCTCATTTGGTTGGCCCCCAAACAAGAAGGTGGCGGGTCCTTTCCAAATCTCTATTGAATTTAGTTTCTATCCGTTTTTATGTAGGGGGAATTTATTCTCTATTCTCCAAAGAAGGATCAGAATTAAAAAACCAATTCCCCGAGATACAAGCAAACGATCGTTTGGTTTCTATTATACAAAACTCCAAGAAGCAAGATATGAATGTGGTGGAAGGAAAAATTGTCGAAGCCCTAACGGAGTATTTAAGATCGTATCCAGGAAAACCTTCAGAGGTTCCCGCCTATGTTCGATTTGCTTTATTGGAACTAACGAGGCCCAAAACTAGTATCAACCCTCTTGCAAAAAAACTAGGAATCACTCGTAAACAATTAGAGCGAAAATTCCAAGAAGTGGTGGGCCTGAACCCTTCGGAATATCGTTCTGTGCATCGTGTCTTGTCCCTTGTTCGCAATCCTGAACATTACCAAACCAAGAATCCGAATTTACGGCTGACAGACCTTGCTCAAAATTTTGAATACTCAGACCAATCCCATTTCACCCATGATTTCAAACGAAATTCTGGAAGTATTCCCAAAGATTGGTTTGCAGAATATGAAAAAATGTCTCATTTTTACAAGCACGGACCGGGGGAGGAGTGA
- a CDS encoding heavy metal translocating P-type ATPase, producing MVTLNKTTEHTLDLFGMTCANCALRIEKGLGKLSGVMDVRVNFARESVFLRAEETVTVDSLLNTVESLGYQATEHDPNKQSETEKKQKDHIRVLKIRFILSLLFSLPLFYGMVTHFQFLSFLPMPHILMDRWVQMILATPVQFLIGFPFYQSAYRALRNGTANMDVLVVIGTTAAYGYSIFGKDLYFETSAVLITFILGGKWIEHVAKGKSSDGIKALLSLRPETATVKSNGVWTEVPNEYLKQGDLVLVKAMERFPMDGIVEEGESYADESMLTGESMPVEKKLGDLILGGTVNGNGSLVVKAMKVGNDTTLSHIIKSVEESLGTKAPIQRIADQIAAYFVPVVIAISVLDFLVWYFLLVPGAITRIETSIAILVIACPCALGLATPISLLVGTGRAAKRGVLFRSAEALESVSKINTIFFDKTGTLTEGKPKVTDVLAVGISEEKRSLVFGHVLAMEETSDHPLAKAILAFGKEKQYHSGNADMVKTITFPGGGIQTELEGNVYFAGKQVFVEENGFVIPETMRSGVEDWTKDGVSLVFVGIRGNLQGMIVFRIEDQIRDSAKKAIADLRSIGVEPILLTGDNPTAANKVAKSVGINSVYSSLLPEEKAKILKQLKVANVHSAMVGDGINDAPALASADVGIAMGTGSDIAINTADVVLVNGDIQRIVDLIRIGKDTVLNIRQNFGWALGYNLIGIPIAASGLLAPWVSGAAMAFSSISVVLNALRMSRWK from the coding sequence TTGGTAACCTTAAATAAAACAACAGAACATACGTTAGATCTTTTTGGAATGACTTGTGCCAATTGTGCCCTTCGCATTGAGAAGGGCCTTGGTAAGTTATCTGGGGTAATGGACGTAAGGGTTAATTTTGCAAGAGAGTCTGTATTCCTTCGAGCGGAAGAAACGGTAACTGTGGATTCACTTTTGAATACAGTGGAGTCTCTTGGTTACCAAGCAACGGAACATGATCCGAACAAACAATCGGAGACAGAGAAAAAACAGAAAGATCACATTCGAGTATTAAAAATTCGATTTATCTTATCTCTTTTGTTTTCCCTCCCATTGTTTTATGGAATGGTGACACATTTCCAATTTTTATCCTTCCTTCCTATGCCTCATATTTTGATGGACCGATGGGTACAAATGATTCTTGCAACTCCTGTTCAATTTTTGATTGGATTTCCATTTTACCAATCAGCATACCGAGCCCTGCGGAATGGAACAGCCAATATGGATGTCCTTGTCGTGATCGGAACAACAGCTGCTTACGGATATAGTATTTTTGGAAAAGATTTATATTTTGAAACCTCGGCTGTCCTCATCACGTTTATCTTAGGTGGTAAATGGATTGAACATGTAGCAAAGGGAAAAAGTAGTGATGGGATAAAAGCCCTTCTTTCACTTCGTCCAGAAACTGCCACAGTGAAATCAAATGGAGTTTGGACAGAAGTTCCCAATGAATACTTAAAACAAGGTGATTTGGTTCTCGTGAAAGCGATGGAGCGATTTCCAATGGACGGGATTGTAGAGGAAGGGGAAAGTTATGCCGACGAATCCATGTTAACTGGCGAAAGTATGCCAGTGGAAAAAAAACTAGGAGATTTGATTCTTGGTGGAACGGTGAATGGAAATGGATCACTTGTTGTGAAAGCCATGAAGGTAGGAAACGATACCACTTTATCCCATATCATTAAATCCGTAGAAGAATCTCTCGGAACTAAAGCACCTATCCAAAGAATTGCAGATCAAATCGCAGCTTACTTTGTGCCAGTTGTGATTGCGATTAGTGTTTTAGATTTTTTAGTTTGGTATTTCCTCTTGGTACCAGGAGCAATCACAAGGATCGAAACGAGCATTGCGATCCTTGTGATTGCTTGTCCCTGTGCACTTGGTCTTGCCACACCGATTTCACTTTTAGTGGGAACAGGAAGGGCTGCCAAACGAGGAGTGCTCTTTCGAAGTGCAGAAGCGTTGGAATCGGTATCAAAAATCAATACGATTTTTTTTGATAAAACAGGTACGTTAACGGAAGGAAAACCAAAGGTAACGGATGTTTTAGCTGTCGGCATTTCGGAGGAAAAAAGATCTTTAGTATTTGGTCATGTGCTAGCAATGGAAGAAACTTCCGACCACCCACTAGCAAAAGCCATATTGGCTTTTGGAAAGGAGAAACAATACCATTCAGGTAACGCGGATATGGTGAAGACCATCACTTTCCCTGGTGGTGGCATCCAAACTGAATTGGAAGGAAATGTTTATTTTGCCGGTAAACAAGTGTTTGTGGAAGAAAACGGGTTTGTGATTCCAGAAACGATGCGAAGTGGTGTGGAAGATTGGACAAAGGATGGTGTGAGTTTGGTGTTTGTTGGGATACGTGGGAATTTACAAGGTATGATTGTTTTTAGAATCGAAGACCAAATTCGTGATTCTGCAAAAAAAGCAATTGCCGATTTACGATCCATTGGAGTGGAACCCATCCTACTTACTGGTGACAATCCAACAGCAGCAAACAAGGTAGCAAAATCAGTTGGGATTAACTCAGTGTATTCAAGTCTTTTACCTGAAGAAAAAGCAAAGATTTTAAAACAACTTAAAGTTGCGAATGTACATAGCGCCATGGTAGGGGATGGAATCAATGATGCTCCTGCACTTGCTTCCGCTGATGTAGGGATTGCGATGGGCACTGGATCGGACATTGCGATTAACACAGCCGATGTGGTGCTTGTGAATGGCGATATACAAAGGATAGTGGACCTCATACGAATCGGAAAAGATACAGTACTCAATATCCGCCAAAATTTTGGTTGGGCTTTGGGTTACAATTTAATCGGGATTCCTATTGCTGCTTCAGGACTACTTGCTCCATGGGTGAGTGGTGCAGCCATGGCATTCAGTTCTATATCCGTTGTTTTGAATGCCCTTCGGATGAGTCGTTGGAAATAA
- a CDS encoding heavy-metal-associated domain-containing protein, producing the protein MVNYQIEGMTCTHCKKTVEKIFADNGRQATADVDSKIVSVNETLKEEELETLRIRLSEDGYTLGNLK; encoded by the coding sequence ATGGTTAATTATCAGATCGAAGGAATGACTTGTACACATTGTAAAAAAACAGTGGAGAAAATATTTGCAGATAATGGCAGACAAGCAACTGCAGATGTTGATTCTAAAATTGTTTCGGTGAATGAAACTCTTAAGGAAGAAGAATTGGAAACACTCCGGATCCGTTTGAGTGAGGATGGATACACCCTTGGTAACCTTAAATAA
- the cueR gene encoding Cu(I)-responsive transcriptional regulator, with product MNIGEISKSSGVGAKLIRHYESIGLIPETRRNDNGYRMYTDDDVHYVRFIKRSRELGFSLEDIKSLLGLWKNKSRSSKQVKQLAEKHLEELNLKLKQIKDMAETLKHLVHNCHGDHRPDCPILKNLEMN from the coding sequence ATGAATATTGGGGAAATTTCAAAGTCTTCTGGAGTCGGAGCAAAACTCATCCGCCATTATGAAAGTATCGGTCTCATTCCAGAAACTAGACGCAATGACAATGGATACCGAATGTATACAGATGATGATGTACATTATGTACGGTTTATCAAACGATCCAGAGAACTAGGATTTTCCTTAGAAGACATCAAAAGTTTACTTGGACTTTGGAAAAACAAATCCAGAAGTAGCAAACAAGTGAAACAACTCGCAGAAAAACACTTAGAAGAACTCAATTTAAAATTAAAACAAATCAAAGATATGGCAGAAACTTTAAAACACTTAGTGCACAATTGCCATGGAGACCATAGACCCGATTGTCCAATCTTAAAAAATTTAGAAATGAATTAG
- a CDS encoding SGNH/GDSL hydrolase family protein: protein MKKVFSHPKWRSLLKIFLFICLFSTFTFLIRFLDENIFEYNAPYGYFHYPPNRTLPFFRKGEAEAGVIGEFGIRESSQKTKTNCNYMLLGDSQTFGSGIFWEDSFSEILNRETNCQWTNISMPGFTLENEYAIYLVSKNKVQFEHLFLVIYGNDIYETGDTPDFIHFVDKQKWYTQLLGFFLPERTRMYLKKEYFGSVQTRMEKEIEKFANTKYEKHKNKVQKKKSDIEVGDEDFFSFRTLYSISPNYFKESLDVRSVSQKNFRRWKRILEKFHNELNKSNKKLTFVYIPLDVEFDPIRYQVYESIGFPMQSNWLKGDSEFIQELQSISKTFGTNLIDMRFVFRKQKHLLQKEDIHFNEKANRLIADTIKKSL from the coding sequence ATGAAAAAAGTATTTTCTCATCCAAAATGGAGGTCCTTATTAAAGATTTTTCTCTTCATTTGTTTATTTTCCACGTTTACTTTTCTCATTCGGTTTTTGGATGAAAACATTTTCGAATACAATGCACCTTATGGTTATTTCCATTACCCACCGAATCGTACACTTCCTTTTTTCAGGAAAGGCGAAGCAGAAGCTGGTGTGATTGGAGAATTTGGAATTCGTGAATCCAGTCAAAAAACAAAAACTAACTGCAATTATATGCTATTGGGTGATTCACAGACGTTTGGTTCTGGTATATTTTGGGAAGATTCATTTTCTGAAATTCTCAATAGAGAAACAAACTGTCAGTGGACCAATATAAGTATGCCTGGCTTTACTTTAGAGAACGAATATGCAATTTATTTAGTTTCGAAAAACAAAGTCCAGTTTGAACATCTGTTTCTTGTGATTTATGGGAATGATATTTATGAAACAGGTGATACACCAGATTTCATTCATTTTGTCGACAAACAAAAATGGTATACGCAACTTTTGGGTTTTTTCCTTCCAGAAAGGACAAGGATGTATTTAAAAAAAGAATATTTTGGATCCGTACAAACTCGTATGGAAAAGGAAATTGAAAAATTTGCAAATACGAAATATGAGAAACACAAAAATAAAGTTCAGAAAAAAAAATCTGATATTGAAGTTGGAGACGAGGATTTTTTTTCCTTCCGCACACTTTATTCTATTAGTCCAAATTATTTTAAAGAGTCATTGGACGTACGTTCGGTATCTCAAAAAAACTTTCGAAGATGGAAACGGATTTTAGAGAAATTCCATAATGAACTAAATAAATCAAATAAAAAGTTAACATTTGTTTATATCCCTCTTGATGTGGAATTTGATCCGATTCGGTACCAAGTATATGAATCCATCGGATTTCCTATGCAATCAAATTGGTTAAAGGGTGATTCAGAATTTATACAAGAATTACAGTCGATTTCAAAAACATTTGGAACTAATCTCATCGATATGCGTTTTGTTTTTAGAAAACAAAAACATCTTTTGCAAAAAGAAGACATCCACTTCAATGAAAAAGCAAATCGTTTGATTGCGGATACAATTAAAAAATCGTTATGA
- a CDS encoding STAS domain-containing protein: MKNSFKITNTNQKEKTLAVVVKIKNEDISFDGLSGFRERIMSTIQNTKEDIQLDFSEITMSLDSATIGELMKYHSALESQNLQLKISGVNKLIRTVFRLNKLDTILHLID; the protein is encoded by the coding sequence GTGAAAAATTCTTTCAAAATTACCAATACGAATCAAAAAGAGAAAACATTGGCTGTCGTGGTTAAAATCAAAAACGAAGATATATCCTTCGATGGTTTGAGTGGGTTCCGTGAAAGGATTATGTCTACCATTCAAAATACGAAAGAAGACATCCAACTTGATTTTTCAGAAATCACGATGTCTTTAGACAGTGCAACGATTGGTGAATTAATGAAATACCATTCCGCACTTGAATCTCAAAATCTCCAATTGAAAATTTCAGGTGTCAATAAATTGATCCGAACGGTTTTTCGACTGAACAAACTAGACACCATTTTACACCTGATCGATTGA
- a CDS encoding response regulator, which yields MIGKRVLIAEDDAVLGFYLKQRLTELGYNVVLTKDGKKALQTYLDNPFPVVITDYEMPGMNGDELISALKTGDVEPVIIMITGNQNPKFIVKIMKLGIFDYIIKPIQDFEIAIKIKRAFEFHEMKRIEVISRKEQQLRLEGQLEWIQWKEKMTSIGKFKRENQNLFESLKHSFCQGAGFGALVSILKMVTDTSDFDGKFYKIDSELMELIQINAEMAEKSLNKFVEIDSLISNQPKLEIFSLKQLYEEIKTWIGELEPILRIQNHEIIVSDFNLNHSHFLVSISKDCFKKSFVEIVTNACKFSVPDSTITTILKFENDWFKCAIYNEPIVNYDGSKGIPIESENLIFEPFYRLSKSVFEKYQTLDFGLGLSYVDNCIKKHNGKISIFNIKDHLDWDGKPKTKVAFQLALPVQNETSL from the coding sequence GTGATTGGAAAACGAGTATTAATCGCTGAAGATGACGCAGTATTAGGTTTCTATTTAAAACAAAGATTAACAGAACTAGGATACAATGTGGTGCTAACAAAAGATGGTAAAAAAGCACTGCAAACCTATTTAGACAATCCTTTTCCAGTTGTGATCACCGACTATGAAATGCCGGGAATGAATGGAGATGAGTTAATTTCCGCATTAAAAACTGGCGATGTAGAACCTGTTATCATTATGATCACAGGGAATCAGAATCCAAAATTCATAGTAAAAATAATGAAACTTGGGATTTTTGATTATATTATAAAACCCATCCAGGATTTTGAAATCGCAATTAAAATCAAACGTGCATTTGAATTTCACGAAATGAAACGTATAGAAGTAATTTCAAGAAAAGAACAACAGTTACGTTTAGAAGGTCAATTAGAATGGATCCAGTGGAAGGAAAAAATGACTTCTATTGGAAAATTCAAACGAGAGAATCAAAATTTATTTGAAAGTTTAAAACATAGTTTTTGCCAGGGAGCTGGTTTTGGCGCTCTTGTTTCCATTTTAAAAATGGTAACGGATACATCTGATTTTGATGGAAAATTTTATAAGATCGATTCTGAACTTATGGAGTTAATACAAATTAATGCAGAGATGGCTGAAAAATCTTTAAATAAATTTGTAGAAATAGATTCTTTAATTTCAAACCAACCAAAACTAGAAATATTTTCTTTGAAACAACTTTATGAGGAAATCAAAACATGGATTGGTGAATTAGAGCCGATCTTACGAATCCAAAATCATGAAATAATCGTGAGTGATTTTAATCTCAATCATTCACATTTTTTGGTTTCCATTAGCAAAGATTGTTTTAAAAAATCTTTTGTTGAGATAGTAACAAACGCATGTAAGTTTTCTGTACCAGACTCCACCATCACAACGATTCTAAAATTCGAAAATGATTGGTTTAAATGTGCAATTTATAATGAACCTATCGTTAATTATGATGGCAGCAAAGGGATTCCTATTGAATCTGAAAATCTTATCTTTGAACCATTTTATCGATTATCAAAATCAGTATTTGAAAAGTATCAAACCTTGGATTTTGGTTTAGGTTTAAGTTATGTTGATAATTGTATTAAAAAACATAATGGAAAAATTTCCATATTCAATATCAAAGATCATTTGGATTGGGATGGGAAACCAAAAACCAAAGTAGCGTTTCAGTTAGCACTACCTGTGCAAAATGAAACATCACTCTGA
- a CDS encoding HAD-IC family P-type ATPase, with protein sequence MLLEFLNIDSIQILNDSKTWDDVHLSLLNKIREVETKKEIQFRFHSIPNQTFVSIGQSILIPHFRSKKIKSPEFFLFVIPKGILVGEQNIRLVLFQMIPEKQPSLHLRLLHGLSSLLPQIFDELMLCEKEVDVLDVVQRGEFNMKPSYKNLNQSQIAFELQTDLENGLTESEAKIRLETIGKNVIEKEKSVPMIWKFLKSFLNLFAVLLWIATALCFVPGVNMPELGVAIFIVIMINGIFSFFQESKSDNAVEALRKLLANECPVIREGKLITIPADEIVPGDLIVLSEGDVVPADCRIIEAEDVEVDNSSLTGESTSARRYKSENEIVLEGKFLWLEMPNILFAGSSLIKGKTKAVVFGTGQTTEIGQIAGLTSQIKRVESPLQIQLRQTVISISLFAFCIGVVFLILGYWVAGLSFVQAFLFFIGIFVANVPEGLLPTVTLSLALGVSRMAKRNAILKDLSSVETLGCTTVICSDKTGTLTQNQMRVVEIYFDSKMISPDTISQFEGSQLLLECGYYCNNASLEPNPLGDPMELSLLYLSSGKVQYTSGKRILTNGFDSIRKRMSVIIQKENFTIVYAKGGPSEILSICSFVYENGSVVALDENKRAQLQNASDASARLGNRVLAFSYKMAPNETIPFNQSQVESEMIYLGHCCLADPIRPKVPDAIKKCHTAGIRILMITGDHPLTAESVGRTIGIGGEKPIVITGVQLDQMSDISLKEWVKKGEPIFARVSPSQKLRIVTILQELGEIVAVTGDGVNDGPALKKADIGIAMGKRGTEVAKEAARMIIVDDDFATIVSAIEEGRGVFDNIRKFSAYVLNSNPQELIPFLLWAMIPGFPLLMTVMGVLAVDVGTDLIPAMGLGSEPPEKGIMNRPPRNRNQKLISLGFILRSYLYEGLLLFGACVSTYYYFVYTECGGVMPSSPEGLDMTKASPEYLQSLTAFFFPTITVQIGNVLSKRSRIESVFQMDLFSNRIVWIGIGFSILLCYLFFYTELSSIYYFSPLPFHVYGFAFHGTLVLLLYTETVKYFRRKKMKLS encoded by the coding sequence ATGTTACTTGAATTTTTAAACATCGATTCCATCCAAATTTTGAATGATTCAAAAACATGGGATGATGTTCATTTGTCTCTTTTGAACAAAATTAGAGAGGTAGAGACAAAAAAGGAAATCCAATTCCGATTTCATTCTATTCCAAACCAAACGTTTGTTTCCATTGGGCAAAGTATCCTCATCCCACATTTTCGATCTAAAAAAATAAAATCACCTGAGTTTTTCCTGTTTGTAATCCCCAAAGGGATCCTTGTGGGAGAACAAAATATACGGTTGGTTTTGTTCCAGATGATTCCAGAAAAGCAACCTTCTCTACATTTGCGTCTTTTACATGGATTGTCTTCCTTATTGCCTCAAATATTCGACGAACTTATGTTATGCGAAAAAGAAGTGGACGTTCTAGATGTAGTCCAACGCGGCGAATTTAATATGAAACCAAGTTATAAAAATCTCAATCAGTCTCAGATCGCATTTGAACTACAAACTGATTTAGAAAATGGACTAACAGAAAGTGAAGCAAAAATTCGATTGGAAACAATTGGTAAAAACGTAATCGAAAAAGAAAAATCAGTTCCAATGATTTGGAAATTTCTCAAAAGTTTTTTGAATCTATTTGCCGTGTTATTATGGATCGCGACAGCTCTTTGTTTTGTTCCAGGTGTCAATATGCCAGAGTTAGGTGTAGCGATATTTATAGTCATCATGATCAATGGAATATTTTCGTTTTTCCAAGAATCTAAATCCGACAATGCGGTAGAAGCCTTACGTAAATTATTAGCAAATGAATGTCCTGTCATTCGAGAAGGTAAATTAATTACAATCCCAGCTGATGAAATTGTTCCAGGTGATTTAATCGTATTATCCGAAGGTGATGTTGTCCCAGCAGATTGTCGCATCATCGAAGCAGAAGATGTAGAAGTTGATAATTCATCCTTAACAGGTGAATCAACTTCGGCCAGACGATATAAATCAGAAAATGAAATCGTATTAGAAGGGAAGTTTTTATGGTTAGAAATGCCAAACATCCTTTTTGCTGGAAGTTCTCTCATTAAAGGCAAAACAAAAGCCGTTGTATTTGGAACTGGACAAACAACAGAAATTGGGCAAATCGCTGGATTAACTTCTCAAATTAAAAGAGTGGAGAGTCCACTTCAAATACAATTACGACAAACGGTTATATCCATTTCATTGTTTGCATTTTGTATCGGAGTTGTATTTCTAATTTTAGGGTATTGGGTTGCCGGACTTAGTTTTGTTCAGGCCTTTTTGTTTTTTATAGGAATTTTTGTTGCAAACGTTCCTGAGGGTTTGTTACCAACGGTTACTTTATCATTGGCTTTAGGTGTCTCTAGAATGGCAAAACGAAATGCTATCTTAAAAGATTTATCAAGTGTAGAAACATTGGGTTGTACGACTGTTATATGTTCTGATAAAACAGGAACCCTGACTCAAAATCAAATGCGTGTCGTAGAAATTTATTTTGATTCAAAAATGATTTCCCCTGATACGATTTCCCAATTTGAAGGGAGTCAACTTTTGTTAGAATGTGGGTATTACTGTAACAATGCTTCTTTAGAACCAAATCCTCTGGGTGATCCAATGGAATTGTCATTATTGTATTTGTCCTCAGGTAAGGTTCAATATACTTCAGGAAAAAGAATTCTCACAAACGGATTTGATTCGATTCGCAAAAGAATGAGTGTTATCATTCAAAAAGAAAACTTTACGATAGTTTATGCAAAAGGTGGACCTTCCGAAATCCTATCCATTTGTTCTTTTGTTTATGAAAATGGTTCTGTTGTAGCATTGGATGAAAACAAAAGAGCCCAATTACAGAATGCTTCCGATGCTTCGGCGAGATTAGGAAATAGAGTTCTCGCATTTTCTTATAAAATGGCTCCCAACGAAACAATTCCATTCAATCAATCTCAAGTTGAATCAGAGATGATTTATTTAGGGCATTGTTGTTTAGCAGATCCGATTCGTCCAAAGGTCCCTGATGCGATTAAAAAATGCCATACAGCAGGGATTCGGATTCTGATGATCACTGGAGACCACCCTTTAACTGCGGAATCTGTTGGTCGAACCATTGGAATTGGAGGCGAAAAACCTATCGTCATAACAGGTGTTCAATTGGATCAAATGTCTGACATAAGTTTAAAAGAATGGGTAAAAAAAGGAGAACCTATATTTGCAAGGGTTTCTCCTTCACAAAAATTGAGAATTGTCACCATATTGCAGGAATTAGGTGAAATTGTAGCTGTGACTGGAGATGGTGTGAATGATGGTCCGGCATTAAAAAAAGCAGACATTGGAATTGCGATGGGAAAACGAGGAACAGAAGTAGCGAAAGAAGCTGCAAGAATGATCATTGTTGATGATGACTTTGCAACGATAGTTTCTGCAATTGAAGAAGGACGTGGTGTATTTGATAATATTCGAAAATTCTCTGCTTATGTGTTAAATTCAAACCCACAAGAATTGATACCATTTTTACTCTGGGCTATGATCCCTGGTTTTCCACTCTTAATGACAGTTATGGGGGTACTTGCTGTTGATGTTGGAACAGATTTAATACCTGCAATGGGTCTTGGATCAGAACCTCCTGAAAAAGGAATCATGAATAGGCCACCTAGAAATCGGAATCAAAAGTTGATATCATTAGGATTTATACTGAGATCCTATTTGTATGAAGGTTTGCTCTTATTTGGTGCATGTGTTAGTACTTATTACTATTTTGTTTACACTGAATGTGGAGGTGTAATGCCGTCTTCTCCTGAAGGATTGGATATGACAAAAGCAAGTCCAGAGTATTTACAATCATTAACAGCATTTTTTTTCCCAACGATAACTGTTCAAATAGGCAATGTTTTAAGTAAAAGATCTAGAATTGAATCTGTATTTCAGATGGATTTGTTTTCGAACCGAATCGTATGGATTGGAATTGGTTTTTCAATTTTATTGTGTTATTTATTTTTTTATACAGAACTTAGTTCAATCTATTATTTTTCTCCGTTGCCATTTCATGTTTACGGATTTGCCTTCCACGGAACGCTGGTTTTATTATTGTATACGGAAACAGTGAAATACTTTCGAAGAAAAAAAATGAAGTTATCTTAG
- a CDS encoding SDR family NAD(P)-dependent oxidoreductase: protein MNEFYRDEWVWITGASSGIGKELVKQAYQQNAKVLLASRKSKDLEMIAKELGLGKGRYAIEKLDLENYTKVSEFANRSLKKYGTPKVVIHNGGISQRSLTKDTNLKTIEKIMNTNFYGAVELTRAILPTVPNQKQVHFAVISSVAGKIGSPLRSAYSASKFALVGFFHSLRAEEEKSGVFVTMVYPGFIQTNISKNALLGDGTSTGKMDSVIESGLPVQLCAHRILHAVANKQREVVIAGIKEKFGLFLQTFLPSLFFNMIQKAKVR, encoded by the coding sequence ATGAATGAGTTTTACAGAGATGAATGGGTTTGGATCACTGGTGCCTCTTCCGGTATTGGGAAAGAATTAGTAAAACAGGCCTACCAACAAAATGCAAAGGTATTACTAGCCTCTCGCAAGTCCAAAGATTTAGAAATGATCGCGAAAGAACTTGGTTTGGGAAAGGGCAGATATGCGATTGAAAAACTAGATTTAGAAAATTATACGAAAGTTTCTGAATTTGCAAATCGTTCCTTGAAAAAATATGGAACACCAAAAGTGGTAATCCACAATGGTGGGATTAGCCAACGTTCCTTAACTAAAGATACAAATTTAAAAACGATCGAAAAAATTATGAACACTAATTTTTACGGTGCTGTTGAACTAACTCGTGCGATTCTTCCTACAGTTCCAAACCAAAAACAAGTTCATTTTGCAGTGATCTCTAGTGTTGCTGGTAAAATTGGAAGTCCACTAAGGTCAGCATACTCTGCATCAAAATTTGCTCTGGTTGGATTTTTTCATTCGCTACGAGCAGAAGAAGAAAAATCAGGAGTGTTTGTCACTATGGTATACCCTGGTTTTATACAAACCAACATCTCCAAAAATGCATTATTAGGTGACGGAACTTCCACTGGTAAAATGGATTCTGTCATTGAGTCAGGATTACCAGTACAACTTTGTGCACATAGAATCCTACACGCCGTTGCTAATAAACAAAGAGAAGTGGTGATTGCTGGGATAAAAGAAAAGTTTGGATTGTTTTTGCAAACCTTTTTACCATCCTTATTCTTTAATATGATCCAAAAGGCAAAAGTAAGATAA